In the genome of Urocitellus parryii isolate mUroPar1 chromosome 7, mUroPar1.hap1, whole genome shotgun sequence, the window AAGTATAAAGATGGGGTTCATTCATAGTGATATATAAACACTCAGCACCCTTGGGGAAATGgctaaattggggctggggcaggaagcaCATCAGAGTGGCCTATGACACTTGTCATgacagaaagtaaagaaataccttaaaaaagtaaaaaggaaagaaatctgcACTGACGAGGTAGATCGAAGGCAGGCAGGAACTAGATGAAAAACTTCAAGGCCCAAATCAGAGCAATCTGGGAGAACTGGGGGGTCCTGTGGGGGCAAAgcaggggaggcagaggggcTGAGTGTGGGAGGTGGGCGTGGGATCCTGTGGGTGCCAAGAGCCACACCAGAGCTACTACACTGGGTACAAAGTGGAGCCACCAGTGGTTCTGAGCAGGGAGGGTGTGACTGTGTCCATGTCTCTGATCCGGGTCACTGCTTGGTGGACACTTAATTCCAGGGAGGTAAGAAAGACACAGGGTTACCATTTGGGGTTATTGCAACGCTCCAAGGAAGAGAGGTAATGGGGGAGTTCAGAGAGTAGATGCTTGACTACTCATGGAGAGTTGTGTGACAGCAAATTTTGGTACACAGGGTGATACTGGTGTTGAGAATCAGGTCCCAGACTCGCTCCCCAatgttgaagattgaacacccAAGAAACACCGAGGCAAGAGCAAGAGGTTTTATTTaaaggtagagagagaaagacacagacTCCTCCGCAGAGGGGGGGTCCGAAGCTggtgccagagggagtgggggtGTCCGGACctttttatagattattttagaTTCCCTTTGTTCTCATGAGCACTCCTCCCATCCTGCCTGGGTGACCCAAAGGTGGAGTAATCCAAGGGCTGAACGAGCCACCAGgggtacaggcaggaagggaaccACCCAGGGACTACTCATAACAGCTCCTCgcagggaggaacaattcccCGGAGGCAGGTAGCCTTGGCAACAGGTGGAGGAGGGAAGTGCTCTGGAAGTATTAGCATTTTAATTTCCTCTAGATTCAGCCCGCATCGAATCTTCCTGACCCAATTCCTCTTTATATACACTAACTGTCCTTTTGTCTCCCTGGCCTCATAAGGAATAGGATTTTTTTCATGTCTCGGGCTGAGCAGCAATGTTATGTTTCAGGGGTGATGAGTTCCTTGCATTGCCCCCGCTGAGGCTGCAGCTGATTGTTGATTCAGAGTTAAGGAACCGCCAACCTTCCAGACCATTCCTGCTGGggccttccaggaaactgaggcaatgcAAAGACCACCCACCCTTCAACCACGATTCATGGgaccaagtcagaaagatttcagacaggTCACTCCAAGGGACAGGCATGAGCTTATGGAAGGGAttagaagagggaaggaggataTCTCAAGGGGGaaagtgggtcctctcagagaggagagggacaaccTGCCTCTCCTGCTCTTCAGTTCTATTAGTGATCCCAGAGAATTTTCCAGAAAGTTCTGCCCAGGTCTACCTCCTGACATCTGACCGATGAcaggtgacatcagacttttcaagtccccactgcagTAATTCTAGATCCCCTctgcccatgctgaccagttctaattggatttttaatcatttttacagATTTCATGGTTAGGAGGAGCTGTCCTTATCGCCCAGGATCTGGTCCATGAAAAGGGTCTTAAAAAATCTTTCCCTTCTTGGGCTCCTCTTATCAAAGTTATTTCCTGCCTGCATTTCCTGACTGATAAtgggtagtttgctgaggaatgtggcATACCCTCCCCACTTAAGCCAGGAAGGGctacaggtaaattgctttttggcaaagaaagcatgtgggggtcatgACAGTGGGGTGGTTTTATAAATTTCTCTCTTACCCTTGTATTCCCAgcatcctcatctgtctgtcccctgaCACAACCACATGAGCCTCCTCCCCTGGACACATAGCAGGTCCTCAGTATCCAAAGCTAAACACAGGACCACCTTTTTCTCAGCTAGCACTGTAAGCAGAGGACCAAGACCTCGAGGAAGCGCGTCACGTAGTGCCTAAGGACCCAGAGACTGGCTTCCACCATGCTAGGTGTCTCTGGCCATGTGACTTGGGTAAGTGTTTTCATCTCTCCGGGcctctgttttcttatataagaaataaagattaatGGCCCCTAAGGGTTATTAAGAGGATTAAAAGATTAACCAGTAAAGCTCTTAACACTCAGTAACAGCATAAGCTTTTGATATTTCTACAAGTGTGGCATATTTGGTGTGTAAATCCCCTGAGCGGAGGCTGTGATTTGCCAGGTTGGATGTGGCCTCACGCCACTAGTGCGTCAAGAGGGCCACACCCCTGCCTCCAAGGCTGTCTAGAAAGTTGCTCTCCTCCCTCAGTCCAGCATCCAGCCCCCGCCTGTCTCCTCACTCTTGTTTCCTGGTGTCTCTTCTGCTCATATTTCTCAAGGAGCCCAGACCTGACACACCCGTGTTGCTTCCCAGCCACTCATCCAAAGCCTCTCAGGACCTCTGTGCCAGCCCAGCTCCCTGACCAAAGTGGGACACCTGGGACCAGAAGGTAAGACTCCCTCCTTGCTCAGTAGAAAGCCTGGAGGTCCTGACCCGGTTTCCTCTGCCCTTAAACACAGCTGGAGCTGTGACTTTGAATCCAGGATCAAGAATACCTCTGGGCAAAAGCAACTTCTGCTGCTCAGAAGCCAGGTGTGGGGAAACTTCTCTCACTGCTTTGGCTATCTGGAGATGCCCGTGGGCtccctggcccaggcccaggatgCTGGAGGACCTGGTGCCATGTTTAAGAGCGTGGTTGCTGATTTGCTTGTTCACTGTGTAGGGGTAACTGTGGAGTCAGGCCCTGAGGATCTCGAGGCAGGGAACGTTGAGAACAACTGGTTCTCATTTTGAAGAGTCTGTGATCCTCAGGGAACTGTCCTGGGGCCCTAACCAGAAGCAGATGTCCCTTGAGAGTCAAAATACCTAATGTGGCCGTGGATGGCCACAGGCAGGATCCTTAGAGATTCCTCCTTGAGAAAGAGCAGAGGAAGGTGGGGGCCAAGAGGCTTGCTGGCTGCCAGTCACTCAGGAGGGTTCATCTTAAACATAGCAGAGGAGGCTGCTCAGCAGCTGAGGGAGGCCTGGGCTGAATACAAGACatgctcccttccctcctctcgaCAGAGGGTCTCGCTGCACAGAAGACATCCGGGTGATGTTCTGGACCCTCCTAACCCTCCCATGTGTGATGACAGAGTCCCCAGGCATTGCAGCCTGGGTAATCAGGGTTGGCCCAGCCACCAAGGGAATGGAGCTTCCATTCAGGGTCTGCTGGCCTCAAAATATGCTCCTTTCAAATATGTATGTGAGAAGCTCTCTCTAAAGAATTTTGACCACGTTCCAGGTGCTGAAGAAGAAGCGGCGACatgtcttcctcctctccttctcgcCTTGAGCAGCCGCAGACAGGCAGCTTTCCACCACCTCACACGCCCATCCCCAACACCAGCAGCTCCGAAGACCCCATGTTCACCCCAGAGCGTAAGTGGAGAGCCAGAAACCACCCAGCCCCACCAGAGATAGGGTGCAAGGACCCTGAGTCATTGGCTCAGCTGTAAATGTACCTACTCGACTAAAATCTCAGAAATCTACAGTAGAAAATCTCTTTTCTTACTGTCTCTGTTCCGAATTGCTTGTTTATTTTAACCAAGAGGGTAAAAGGGGAAAGAAACCAATGTAATGATGACCAATTAAGTAGTTTTTGTTTCTATAACAACCCAGAGACTTTATCCATCAAGAAAAAATAACCCGAGAAAAAAAGGGGGCGGGGGCAAATCTTTAAAATCTCTTGGCCCCATGAATGTGCTGAGATCCTTTCTGATGCTTTGACCCACAAACTGGTCcctcctcatttcccttttctttctccctcttctcacaACACTCAGCCTGTCTCGCGAAGCCAGAAGCCAGTATTATCAGGGTGCAGCTGGGGTCCCAACGTTTGCAATAACAGTGCCTGTGTTCTGTGATTCTGTCTTCCGGCAGTTCAGGATATGCCCGTATTCTACACCATTCGTGACTCCCAACAGATGGTGTGGGTCCTGAGTGGAGATGTTTTAATAGCAGCTCCTTCAAGCAACAACGTGCAGCCTGGTAAGTGACATCAGAATCCACAGTTGCTCTGGCCTGGGCCAGGAACACCAGTTCCATGAAGTGTGCTCTGGTCCTCACCAACTTCTGGGCACCAGCCCAACGTCCAGAGGAACGGCAGGAAAGAGCAAGATGGTCACCTTCTGTAAAAGGAAACCCATAACTAGAAGCAGGGGTGTAGGGATTGGCAGCTTTCTTACCTGAAGAATCCACTTCAGGTTACTGGGGGACTGTCCTTTCAGGTATGGCTGACCTTGGAGTTTCTCTCCTCTAAATTCCAGCCATCACTCCCTCTGTCAAGCTTCCCCATCTTTCCAATACACATTTCTCTAATTTGGCATCATCTCCTCTAATAATGGGGGCATGTTCCCTCCTTCCACCCAAAGCCGGCTCCTCTCggcttctttccctttctgcagGACTTCTGCGTTGGATGGAGTCCCTCTCTCAGCGGGTACCCCACCTGTGTCCCCTGCGTCATCTCTACTGCTGACAGACACACTCCAGTCTTAACACCTGCTCTTGACCCTCGCTGTCTCTTCCTGTTGCTGTTCCGTTGCCCTGTGTCCTTCAGAGGCCGATTTCCCTGGAGAGTTGCCCACACAGCTTCCTTTTCACAGCAAAACTATCTGACTTCTACACTGCTCTCTTCTCCCCCCTGAGGTCCCTCTTTCCAAGTGCACCTTCAAATGCCAATCCCAAGGGCACCCTTCTCAGCTGTCCTCTGTAGAGCAGTGCAGGTTACTCTCCACACTCCACCTTCTTCTTCTGTAAGAACGCTCCTGGTCCTCAGGTCCACTGGCTCCTCTTCTGGGTTCATCTTTATGACTCAACCTTCTCCCCGAAACCTCCAAATCATGGGGTTCTTTAGGGTCCCCTCTGCAACCCTGCAGGCCCTGTGAAGGGGTGGGGAGCAGGTCCTGTGGTTGGGTACATGGCTTCTCCTCTCTTCACCTGACATTTGTGCTCCTGGCACACATCTCTCTGAACGATCTTCTCTGGCCTCTCTAACTTCACATGCCCTGGGGTGGAACTGTGGAGACCTGGCTTCTCTAAACGGAAGACGGCCCCCACTAGGGGCACTGCCCCCTGCTCTACTGGCTTGGGCCAGGAACACAGAAGGCATCTGGATGCCTGACCACCCTCACACCTTATCCATCCACCAGCAAGACCACTGAGTCTGTATTTCTAAGTCAGTATCATCTCTGGCCCCTGCCCCCACTCTCCTTCCCACTTCATTCATGGAACCTCCAATCCATTCTCCGTAGAGCCTCAGGAGGGACCTTCTTATGTGTGGAACTGAGCAGAAAGGACTTTTCTTTCCCTGTGAGCCCTTCTTTCAAGCCCCgatttctctctcttcacttAGTGGCCTTCCCTGAACTTTAAGGAGCATTCTTAGAAATCCCACCCAACATTTCCACTTCTGGCTCAAGGTTCACAGCCTAAGTGTGTGGCCACATTTATCTGCCAGAGGGGtaggaaatcttattttttatttggggaagCTCTGTGCCCTGGTGAACAATTAGGGTTCTGATATtcaggaataaaaaggaaatgagtttCAGAAAAGTGACAAAGGGACCTGCCATGGCTAATGGGAGGAGTCATCTGGGGAAGTCCATGACAGTCCCTGTTAGCCTCCTGAGTGTCAGGCCAGAGGCCCAGACTCCCCTCTGCTGGAGGCCTGACCCTTCTCCGTTCTTCCTGTGTTTCCAGTCACTCTCACCTTGATAGCCTGCAGGGACACAGCATTACACGATGAAGAGAAAGGCAACCTGGTTTTCCTGGGAATCAAGGGCAAAGACCTCAGCTTCTGCTGTGCGGAAGTTGAGGGCCAGCCCACGCTGCAGCTGAAGGTGAGTTGTGCAGTCGATGAGGGAAGCATAGCAAGTGGGCTTTTATCTTAACGGGTGACCGTGAAACAATCTTCCTGCAATCCTGGGTTGTCTCACGCAAGGAAGGAAATCTAACCTGGCTGGTCCCCACGTCCATCAGTGGTGCCATTGGAGGGGGGGTACCACACTCGGGTCCATGCACAGCATGGCTCCTCGGAAAGCCAGAGGATGCACACGGGGATGTTCCTGAAAAGACAGGGGACGTGGCTTCTCTATTCTCTGTCTTGATTTGCTACCCCCTAGAAGCCCCCAAGGGAATGGGAGGCTCCCACTTCAACAGACTATCACATTGACAAGTGGAGGGAGAGGGTTCATCTGGATTTCTGACAGTGTTTGTTTATATCCATGTAcccaaaggaagatcagtaggtACAAAGCTGAGCCTCTGCTCATGATGGGAAGTGTAATGTCTGAATCCACAGGGAGGTTGGGACTCCAAAGAGTGCCAGAATCTGCAGATGAAGATACCCTGGGAGCTTCAGGGAAGAGAGCATGCCCATCCCTGTTACAGAGAAGACAGCACCTGTGTTGCAGAGCCAGGCTCCTGGAACCTGCTAGGTCCATGCCCTGACAGCCTGGTCCTACCCGACACCCCGGTGCTGGGAACTGACCCTggggagctctatcactgagccacatccccagcccttttttaaattttttgttttgagacagggtctcactaagttgctgaggctgggctcaaacctgcattcctccttcctgggcctcctaAGTTACTAGGATGATAGGCCACCATGCCCTGTGTCCCTAGCCTCCGACCCTCCCTGCTGTGCACAGAGGGCTGAGTTAGCTTAGCCCCCCACTGCAGTCCTCCTCACTAATGAGCCTCTTTCTCACCCCCAGGAGGTCAGTATCATGGAACTGTACAGGGAGAACAAAGCTCGGACGCCATTTCTCTTCTTCCACAGCCTGGAGGGCTCCACCTCTGCCTTTCAGTTGGCCTCCCACCCCGGCTGGTTCATAGCCATGTCCTCCACAGCCAAGCAGTCCGTGACACTCACCCAGGAGAGGGGCCTCGCTAACACAAACTTTTATTTAGGTCGTGAGAATTAAATGCAGCCTGGTCGGAGGGTGACAGATTTCAGGATTTACAATCAAGCTGTCAGAGAATGCTTCTGCTTGAAAATACAGTGCCATCTGACTAGGTCACCATCCCCTATGAGGTCATCCGCAATTCAGCCCATCCGTGGCCCACCTCATTCTGTCCCCTCTCAAACCTCTGCCCCTCTGGACATCCACTTCTTCCCCCTGTCCCTCGCCTGAACACCATCCCCACAGGAAACCTCAGAGTcgctttttattctttcttggtCTCGACCACTGTCCACTCAGCTGCCACATCCAGCTAAGTCAACCCCACATGCTTCTCACGTGACACCCTCCACCCTCTTCCTTCTGCCAATCATGGCCCGTCAATAAATGCCATCAGTAAATCCCATCAATAAAAGAACGCCATGTAATGATTTGGGGCATGTTTATTTAATACATCATATAATATAAACATTCTGTTTATGCTATAAGTGTTGTCATAATATTAACATTACATCATATagacatttaatataaacataCTATTCATATAACATGTTTACATTATAAACATTATGTTATAATATAAACATCATAATGTTTATAATCTCAGAAGATAAATTGAAAGGATGAGATGAATACATATCTTGATAAGCATGATGGATTCATAATCTAATTGGTTAATCATTCAATACACAGTGTATAGTTTGGCAATGATTAATTATTAACCATGATGAGATTAAATTAATCCACATTTCAGATAATCATTCATATCAGTTAGAATTTCTTCCAGGCAACTTCTCAGAGCTAATcgcactgtctttttttttttctttctaaagcagTTAGAAATAGAAGAACATATTAATATTTCCTTATTATCTCCTGGAATTACAGTGGTCTTTTTCAATTCACAGCTTCTCTTGAGGGATAGTTTCAAGCACATTGTTCA includes:
- the LOC144255693 gene encoding interleukin-36 beta-like encodes the protein MSSSSPSRLEQPQTGSFPPPHTPIPNTSSSEDPMFTPELQDMPVFYTIRDSQQMVWVLSGDVLIAAPSSNNVQPVTLTLIACRDTALHDEEKGNLVFLGIKGKDLSFCCAEVEGQPTLQLKEVSIMELYRENKARTPFLFFHSLEGSTSAFQLASHPGWFIAMSSTAKQSVTLTQERGLANTNFYLGREN